A stretch of [Clostridium] scindens DNA encodes these proteins:
- a CDS encoding sensor histidine kinase, with the protein MDTKLKNKHKLAVILIALTIFLPAMAVIQQYPKYYRQTAKVQESIDKSAVCSSSFMEKFIGAGYLLYNTENSEEDGEDTAEEVKEMLGENEPTFLNDFEELYPYLDYRVEDEDGKLVTKSTANSGTSLTDKTLSSYALGIVITYDKNGTIDAKIAKGEYKEDQSIEMRKVIGNMDDSEYDNIFSRLENEHDLERPKNRTYIYAMTEENIDKYMDNEYYSGFYTPGEAVSLIMILMAVVALAAFLYPFLKSFNTGNELVFRAPFEAVAIVFGLMATTLVNNCGYMFIRNEGRVMFIDGLCWIVIFGIVYWTAGCLRQVFVLGGKRYVRERTFLVPSWKYIKRGWYWIAGKVKGWLDRLYHSFDNIDFSEKNNRTILKIVACNFVILVFICSMWFFGIMALIIYSVLLFFILRKYFNDLKEKYALLLQSTNEIAEGNLDVSITDDLGVFNPFKAEIEKIQSGFKKAVDEEVKSQRMKTELITNVSHDLKTPLTAIITYVNLLKEEKDEEKRQDYTQVLERKSLRLKVLIEDLFEISKASSKNVTLDIMDIDVSNLFKQVKLELEDKIQGAGLELRCSYPEEKLIAPLDSQKTYRIFENLLVNIIKYSMPNTRVYIEIVREGQEAVVKMKNISAAELNFDSEEITERFVRGDSARNTEGSGLGLAIVKSFTELQGGKLKISTEADLFKVELRFRLK; encoded by the coding sequence TTGGATACAAAATTGAAAAACAAGCATAAACTTGCAGTCATACTGATCGCATTAACCATATTTTTGCCTGCAATGGCTGTGATACAGCAATATCCGAAATATTACAGGCAGACCGCGAAGGTCCAGGAAAGCATAGATAAATCAGCCGTCTGTTCCAGCAGTTTCATGGAGAAATTCATAGGAGCCGGGTATCTTCTCTATAATACGGAGAACAGCGAGGAAGACGGGGAAGATACGGCAGAAGAAGTCAAAGAAATGCTGGGGGAAAATGAGCCGACATTTTTGAATGATTTTGAAGAACTGTACCCGTATCTTGACTACCGGGTGGAAGATGAGGACGGGAAGCTGGTGACAAAAAGCACGGCAAATTCCGGAACCAGCCTGACGGATAAGACGCTTTCCTCTTATGCGCTTGGAATTGTGATCACCTATGATAAGAATGGCACCATTGACGCCAAGATCGCAAAGGGGGAATACAAGGAAGACCAGAGTATCGAGATGCGCAAGGTGATTGGCAATATGGACGATTCCGAGTATGACAATATTTTTTCCAGGCTTGAAAACGAGCATGATCTGGAGCGGCCGAAGAACAGAACCTATATCTACGCAATGACCGAAGAAAATATTGATAAATATATGGATAATGAATACTACAGCGGCTTCTATACGCCGGGAGAGGCAGTCAGCCTGATTATGATCCTTATGGCAGTTGTAGCGCTAGCAGCCTTTCTGTACCCATTTCTTAAATCTTTTAATACCGGAAATGAATTGGTATTCAGGGCGCCTTTTGAGGCAGTAGCGATCGTATTTGGCTTGATGGCCACAACGCTTGTCAACAACTGCGGCTACATGTTTATCAGAAATGAAGGCCGCGTGATGTTTATCGATGGACTGTGCTGGATCGTGATATTCGGCATCGTATACTGGACGGCGGGATGCCTCCGCCAGGTGTTCGTCCTTGGAGGAAAACGTTATGTAAGGGAGCGTACCTTCCTCGTTCCATCCTGGAAATATATCAAGCGGGGATGGTATTGGATAGCGGGCAAGGTGAAGGGTTGGCTGGATCGGCTTTATCACTCCTTCGATAACATTGATTTCAGCGAGAAGAATAACAGGACTATATTGAAGATTGTTGCCTGCAACTTTGTGATTCTTGTGTTCATCTGCTCGATGTGGTTCTTTGGAATCATGGCGCTGATCATCTATTCGGTGCTGCTGTTCTTCATACTGAGGAAATACTTTAATGATTTGAAGGAAAAGTATGCGCTGCTGCTACAGTCTACCAACGAGATTGCGGAAGGCAATCTGGATGTCAGCATTACCGACGATCTGGGCGTATTCAACCCATTTAAGGCGGAGATAGAGAAGATCCAGTCAGGATTCAAGAAAGCGGTGGACGAAGAGGTGAAGAGCCAGCGCATGAAGACGGAGCTGATCACCAACGTCTCCCATGACCTGAAGACGCCGCTGACGGCGATCATAACCTATGTCAATCTTCTGAAAGAGGAAAAGGATGAGGAAAAGCGACAGGATTATACCCAGGTTCTGGAGAGAAAGTCCCTCCGGCTGAAGGTGCTGATCGAGGATCTTTTCGAGATCAGCAAGGCCAGCAGCAAGAATGTCACGCTGGATATCATGGACATAGACGTATCCAATCTGTTCAAGCAGGTGAAGCTGGAACTGGAAGATAAGATTCAGGGGGCAGGATTGGAACTTCGATGTTCCTATCCCGAGGAGAAGCTGATCGCTCCGCTGGACAGCCAGAAGACCTATCGGATCTTTGAGAATCTGCTGGTAAATATCATCAAGTATTCTATGCCGAATACAAGAGTCTATATCGAGATCGTCCGGGAAGGGCAGGAAGCCGTCGTGAAGATGAAGAACATCTCTGCTGCGGAACTAAATTTTGATTCCGAAGAGATCACGGAACGATTCGTGCGGGGCGATT
- a CDS encoding response regulator transcription factor — translation MEMNHVLIVEDDKEIREGVEIYLKSQGYQVFQAADGVEGLEMIEREENHLAIVDVMMPRMDGIQMTIKLREKYDFPVIFLSAKSEEVDKIMGLNMGADDYVTKPFTPMELLARVNSQLRRYRKFAEKLNQRETPSNVYTIGGLEINEDTVEVTVDGEPVKMTPMEYKILLLLMKNPGRVFSAEEIYERVWNERAVNTDTIMVHVRNIREKIEINPKEPKYLKVVWGVGYKIEKQA, via the coding sequence ATGGAAATGAATCATGTGCTGATAGTAGAAGATGACAAGGAGATACGCGAAGGTGTGGAGATATATCTGAAGAGCCAGGGTTACCAGGTGTTTCAGGCTGCTGATGGAGTGGAAGGGCTGGAGATGATCGAGAGAGAAGAGAACCATCTGGCTATCGTGGATGTGATGATGCCAAGGATGGACGGCATCCAGATGACGATCAAGCTGAGGGAAAAGTACGACTTTCCGGTAATTTTCCTGTCCGCCAAATCAGAAGAAGTGGATAAGATCATGGGACTTAATATGGGAGCCGACGATTATGTGACCAAGCCGTTTACCCCGATGGAACTGTTAGCCAGGGTCAATTCCCAGCTGAGGCGCTACCGCAAGTTTGCCGAGAAGCTGAACCAGAGGGAAACACCCTCAAACGTGTATACCATAGGGGGCCTTGAGATCAACGAAGATACGGTAGAGGTGACGGTGGATGGCGAGCCGGTCAAGATGACGCCTATGGAGTACAAGATACTGCTGCTTCTGATGAAGAATCCAGGAAGAGTGTTCTCCGCGGAAGAGATCTACGAGCGCGTGTGGAATGAGCGGGCGGTAAATACGGATACCATTATGGTTCATGTAAGAAATATTCGTGAGAAAATAGAAATCAATCCGAAAGAGCCAAAATATTTGAAGGTGGTGTGGGGAGTTGGATACAAAATTGAAAAACAAGCATAA